A stretch of Nonomuraea africana DNA encodes these proteins:
- a CDS encoding sugar ABC transporter substrate-binding protein — protein MKAQVIGGVLAILWLAAGCGTAGQSGDTGGARGGTAAPTAIGTIEQGFKVGLLLPESKTARYEKFDRPYITARVKALCPKCEVVYTNANQDPNQQQQQVDSMLTNGVKILILDAVDAKAIASSVAKAKNQGAKVVAYDRLAGGPIDAYTSFDNLQVGKAQGQALLDAIKAGGDPKRGPIVMINGSPTDPNAADFKKGAHSVLDGQVVIGKEYDTPDWSPDQANTEAAGAFTALGPDKVIGVYSANDGMAGGIARAMQNAGVKKGTPLTGQDAELAAIQRILLGTQTMTIYKPIKPEAENAARLAVDLATGKGVTPTTTVDNGTSAAIPAQIIAPIVVTKENIKDTVVKDGFWKPDEICGAAVKAACEAAGIS, from the coding sequence GTGAAAGCACAGGTCATCGGCGGCGTTCTGGCCATTCTGTGGCTGGCGGCCGGCTGTGGCACGGCGGGGCAGTCGGGCGACACGGGCGGCGCCAGGGGCGGCACCGCCGCCCCGACCGCCATCGGCACGATCGAGCAGGGCTTCAAGGTCGGCCTGCTGCTCCCCGAGTCGAAGACGGCGCGATACGAGAAGTTCGACCGCCCCTACATCACCGCACGCGTCAAGGCCCTGTGCCCCAAGTGCGAGGTCGTCTACACCAACGCCAACCAGGACCCCAACCAGCAGCAGCAACAGGTCGACTCGATGCTGACCAACGGGGTGAAGATCCTGATCCTCGACGCGGTGGACGCCAAGGCCATCGCCTCCTCCGTCGCCAAGGCCAAGAACCAGGGCGCGAAGGTGGTCGCCTACGACCGGCTGGCAGGCGGTCCCATCGACGCCTACACCTCCTTCGACAACCTGCAGGTCGGCAAGGCGCAGGGGCAGGCGCTCCTCGACGCGATCAAGGCGGGCGGCGATCCCAAGCGCGGCCCGATCGTCATGATCAACGGCTCGCCCACCGACCCGAACGCCGCCGACTTCAAGAAGGGCGCCCACTCGGTGCTCGACGGTCAGGTCGTGATCGGCAAGGAGTACGACACCCCCGACTGGAGCCCCGACCAGGCCAACACCGAGGCCGCGGGCGCCTTCACCGCGCTGGGCCCGGACAAGGTGATCGGCGTCTACTCCGCCAACGACGGCATGGCGGGCGGCATCGCCAGGGCCATGCAGAACGCGGGCGTCAAGAAGGGCACCCCGCTGACCGGCCAGGACGCGGAGCTCGCCGCGATCCAGCGGATCCTGCTCGGCACCCAGACGATGACGATCTACAAGCCCATCAAGCCCGAGGCGGAGAACGCCGCCCGGCTGGCGGTCGACCTCGCCACGGGAAAGGGCGTGACACCCACGACCACCGTGGACAACGGCACCAGCGCCGCGATCCCCGCGCAGATCATCGCGCCGATCGTGGTCACCAAGGAGAACATCAAGGACACCGTGGTGAAGGACGGGTTCTGGAAGCCCGACGAGATCTGCGGCGCGGCCGTGAAGGCGGCCTGCGAAGCGGCTGGGATCTCCTGA
- a CDS encoding ATP-binding cassette domain-containing protein: MAPVLALEGISKRFGAVQALTDVELQVNEGEVVALVGDNGAGKSTMIKVIAGVGPPDAGRIMWEGRQVTINSPSDAQALGIATVYQDLALCDNLDVVGNLFLGNEVSTTGVLDEVAMEKRSRDLLETLSIRIPSVRIPVASLSGGQRQTVAISRSLLGEPKVVMLDEPTAALGVEQTAHVLDLVERLRHQGHGVILISHNMVDVKAVADRIAVLRLGRNNGFFDARSTSQEEIISAITGATDNAASRRMRRLGD; encoded by the coding sequence ATGGCCCCGGTCCTCGCCCTTGAGGGCATCTCCAAGCGGTTCGGCGCCGTCCAGGCGCTTACGGACGTCGAGCTCCAGGTCAACGAGGGCGAGGTCGTGGCGCTGGTCGGTGACAACGGCGCCGGCAAGTCCACGATGATCAAGGTGATCGCCGGGGTGGGCCCGCCCGACGCGGGCCGCATCATGTGGGAGGGCAGGCAGGTCACGATCAACAGTCCCTCCGACGCGCAGGCCCTGGGCATCGCGACCGTCTACCAGGACCTCGCGCTCTGCGACAACCTCGACGTGGTCGGCAACCTGTTCCTCGGCAACGAGGTGTCCACGACCGGCGTCCTCGACGAGGTCGCGATGGAGAAGCGCTCCCGCGACCTGCTGGAGACCCTGTCGATCAGGATTCCCAGCGTGCGCATCCCCGTGGCGTCGCTGTCCGGCGGCCAGCGGCAGACGGTGGCCATCTCCCGCTCGCTGCTGGGCGAGCCCAAGGTCGTGATGCTGGACGAGCCGACCGCGGCCCTCGGCGTCGAGCAGACCGCGCACGTCCTCGACCTGGTCGAACGGCTGCGCCACCAGGGCCACGGCGTCATCCTGATCAGCCACAACATGGTGGACGTGAAGGCGGTGGCCGACCGGATCGCGGTGCTGCGGCTCGGCCGCAACAACGGCTTCTTCGACGCCAGGAGCACCAGTCAGGAAGAGATCATCTCGGCGATCACCGGGGCCACCGACAACGCCGCGTCCCGCAGGATGAGGAGGCTCGGTGACTGA
- a CDS encoding sugar ABC transporter permease, with protein MTETQVDPRLLVREQGLKGYLGEFTRRVKGGELGPLPVVIGLIVIWLVFQSLNSQFLSAQNLSNLSVDIVPTGMIAIGIVFVLLLGEIDLSAGAVSGACAAVMAVINVNMGMNPGLAILLAVAAGAVLGLIHGFFFAKIGVPSFVVTLAGFLAWTGFQLWVLGPNGTINLPSDGFIAGLTSTYFIYVIAAYGLAAVAVAAFLTVSVMGNNRRRAAGIPSRTTGDIVFRTVVLAVVAFGAAYILNLYKGLPLALLIFLVVVVGTDFVLRRTRYGRSIFAVGGNIEAARRAGINVAFVRITVFVISGSFAAVGGVLAASRISSASQATGQSNVLLMAIAAAVIGGTSLFGGRGTTFSALLGMLVIQSIASGMALQGVSNSVQFMVTGAVLLAAVVIDSVSRRSQKAAGRA; from the coding sequence GTGACTGAGACCCAGGTCGACCCGCGGCTTTTGGTGCGCGAACAGGGCCTGAAGGGCTACCTCGGCGAGTTCACGCGGCGGGTGAAGGGCGGCGAACTCGGCCCGCTTCCCGTCGTCATCGGCCTGATCGTCATCTGGCTCGTCTTCCAGAGCCTGAACAGCCAGTTCCTGTCCGCGCAGAACCTGTCGAACCTCAGCGTCGACATCGTCCCGACCGGGATGATCGCCATCGGCATCGTCTTCGTGCTGCTGCTCGGCGAGATCGACCTGTCGGCGGGCGCGGTCAGCGGCGCCTGCGCGGCGGTCATGGCCGTGATCAACGTCAACATGGGCATGAACCCGGGCCTGGCGATCCTGCTCGCCGTCGCCGCCGGCGCCGTGCTCGGCCTCATCCACGGCTTCTTCTTCGCCAAGATCGGGGTGCCCTCCTTCGTGGTCACGCTGGCGGGCTTTCTCGCCTGGACGGGCTTCCAGCTGTGGGTCCTCGGGCCCAACGGCACCATCAACCTGCCGAGCGACGGCTTCATCGCCGGACTGACCAGTACCTACTTCATCTACGTGATCGCCGCGTACGGCCTGGCCGCGGTGGCCGTCGCCGCCTTCCTCACCGTGTCGGTCATGGGCAACAACAGGCGCCGCGCGGCGGGCATCCCGTCCAGGACGACGGGCGACATCGTCTTCCGCACGGTCGTGCTCGCGGTGGTGGCCTTCGGCGCCGCCTACATCCTCAACCTGTACAAGGGGCTTCCGCTCGCGCTGCTGATCTTCCTGGTGGTGGTCGTCGGCACCGACTTCGTGCTGCGCCGCACCAGGTACGGGCGCAGCATCTTCGCGGTCGGCGGCAACATCGAGGCGGCCAGGCGGGCGGGCATCAACGTGGCCTTCGTCAGGATCACGGTGTTCGTGATCTCCGGCTCGTTCGCCGCGGTCGGCGGCGTTCTGGCCGCCTCCCGCATCTCCAGCGCCAGCCAGGCGACGGGGCAGAGCAACGTGCTGCTGATGGCGATCGCGGCGGCGGTGATCGGCGGTACCTCGCTGTTCGGCGGGCGCGGCACCACGTTCTCGGCGCTGCTGGGCATGCTCGTCATCCAGTCGATCGCCTCGGGGATGGCGCTGCAGGGCGTCAGCAACTCCGTCCAGTTCATGGTGACCGGCGCGGTCCTGCTGGCGGCGGTGGTCATCGACTCGGTCTCGCGCAGGAGCCAGAAAGCGGCGGGCCGGGCGTAA
- a CDS encoding excinuclease ABC subunit UvrA, translated as MDIVLAGLRQNNLKNISLRLPKERLIVFTGVSGSGKSSVVFGTIATESQRQMNATYSTFIRNRLPKFERPLAERLAHLTPAVVIDQKRVGGNARSTVGTMTEIHPILRVLFSRYGTPSAGPATAYSFNDPQGMCPECDGLGRTVRLDLDLAIDRTLSINEGALRIFPVGSYAWHLYASSGLFDLDKPVGEFTEEEWRQLLHGERFKLERGTYEGVVDRFNRLQLKRDTEATRRLVTEGPCPACDGARLNAAALASRIDGLNLADHAAMEISDLAETLRGLGTGVATPAIEALDRIEAIGLGYLSLDRETGTLSGGEAQRLKTVRHLGSSLSGMTYIFDEPSVGLHPRDVHRLGELLLELRDGGNTVIVVEHDRDIIALADHVVDLGPGAGASGGEVVFEGTVAALTGSRTLTGRMLRRSTGLKPVVRAPKGWLSIEGASLHNLKEVSVRVPLGVLTAVTGVAGSGKSTLMTYAEGIAIDQSAIGGSIRSTPATYLDVMDRIRRLFAEANGVDAGLFSFNAAGACPACGGRGVIKTDLAFMDPVTTVCDACGGTRYSPEALSHRYGGRTIAEVLAMTADEAHELFGLEGLATLGELGLGYLTLGQPLSTLSGGERQRLKLAHRLRESGNVYVFDEPTTGLHMADVDTMLALLDRLVDTGNTVIVVEHELEVVKHADWVIDLGPEAGQHGGEVVFEGPPAALVHASTHTAKYLARSLEGR; from the coding sequence ATGGATATCGTTCTGGCCGGACTTCGACAGAACAACCTCAAGAACATCTCGCTCCGCCTGCCCAAGGAGCGGCTGATCGTCTTCACCGGCGTGTCGGGCTCAGGGAAGTCGTCGGTCGTCTTCGGCACCATCGCCACCGAGTCGCAGCGGCAGATGAACGCCACCTACAGCACCTTCATCAGGAACCGGCTGCCCAAGTTCGAGCGCCCGCTCGCCGAACGGCTGGCCCACCTGACGCCCGCGGTCGTCATCGACCAGAAGCGGGTGGGCGGAAACGCCCGCTCGACCGTCGGCACCATGACCGAGATCCACCCCATCCTGCGCGTGCTGTTCTCCAGGTACGGCACGCCGTCGGCGGGCCCAGCCACCGCCTACTCCTTCAACGACCCGCAGGGCATGTGCCCCGAGTGCGACGGGCTGGGCAGGACCGTGCGCCTCGACCTCGACCTGGCGATCGACAGGACGCTCTCGATCAACGAGGGCGCGCTCAGGATCTTCCCCGTCGGCTCCTACGCCTGGCACCTGTACGCGAGCTCCGGCCTGTTCGACCTGGACAAGCCGGTCGGCGAGTTCACCGAGGAGGAGTGGCGGCAGCTCCTGCACGGCGAGAGGTTCAAGCTGGAGCGCGGCACCTACGAGGGTGTGGTCGACCGCTTCAACCGCCTCCAGCTCAAGCGCGACACCGAGGCGACCAGGCGGCTCGTCACCGAGGGCCCGTGCCCCGCCTGCGACGGCGCGCGGCTCAACGCCGCGGCCCTCGCCTCGAGGATCGACGGGCTGAACCTCGCCGACCACGCCGCCATGGAGATCAGCGACCTCGCCGAGACGCTCAGGGGGCTGGGCACCGGCGTGGCCACGCCCGCGATCGAGGCGCTGGACCGGATCGAGGCGATCGGGCTCGGCTACCTCAGTCTCGACAGAGAGACCGGCACGCTGTCGGGCGGCGAGGCGCAGCGGCTGAAGACCGTGCGGCACCTCGGCTCGTCGCTGTCGGGGATGACCTACATCTTCGACGAGCCGAGCGTCGGCCTGCACCCGCGTGACGTGCACAGGCTCGGCGAGCTGCTGCTCGAACTGCGCGACGGCGGCAACACCGTGATCGTCGTCGAGCACGACCGCGACATCATCGCCTTGGCCGACCACGTCGTCGACCTGGGGCCAGGGGCGGGCGCGAGCGGCGGCGAGGTGGTCTTCGAGGGCACGGTCGCCGCACTGACCGGTTCGCGGACGCTCACGGGCCGCATGCTCAGGCGGTCGACGGGCCTGAAGCCGGTGGTCCGCGCGCCGAAGGGGTGGCTGTCCATCGAGGGGGCCTCGCTGCACAACCTCAAGGAGGTGAGCGTACGGGTGCCGCTCGGCGTGCTCACGGCCGTGACCGGTGTCGCCGGGTCGGGCAAGAGCACGCTCATGACGTACGCCGAGGGCATCGCGATCGACCAGTCCGCGATCGGCGGCTCGATCCGCTCCACCCCCGCCACCTACCTCGACGTCATGGACCGCATCCGCAGGCTCTTCGCCGAGGCGAACGGCGTGGACGCCGGGCTGTTCAGCTTCAACGCGGCGGGCGCGTGCCCGGCCTGCGGCGGACGCGGTGTGATCAAGACCGACCTGGCGTTCATGGACCCGGTGACCACGGTGTGCGACGCGTGCGGCGGCACCCGCTACAGCCCCGAGGCGCTGTCGCACCGCTACGGGGGACGGACGATCGCCGAGGTGCTGGCCATGACCGCCGACGAGGCGCACGAGCTGTTCGGGCTGGAGGGCCTGGCGACGCTCGGCGAGCTCGGGCTCGGCTATCTGACGCTGGGCCAGCCGCTCAGCACGCTGTCGGGCGGCGAACGGCAGCGGCTGAAACTGGCGCACCGGCTGCGCGAGAGCGGCAACGTCTACGTCTTCGACGAGCCGACCACGGGGCTGCACATGGCCGACGTCGACACCATGCTGGCGCTGCTCGACCGGCTGGTCGACACGGGCAACACCGTGATCGTGGTGGAGCACGAGCTCGAGGTCGTCAAGCACGCCGACTGGGTGATCGACCTGGGGCCCGAGGCCGGGCAGCACGGCGGTGAGGTGGTCTTCGAGGGCCCGCCCGCGGCGCTGGTCCACGCCTCCACGCACACGGCGAAGTACCTGGCTAGGTCTCTCGAAGGTCGGTGA
- a CDS encoding TetR/AcrR family transcriptional regulator: MSDRRARRRAETQEEILGLALEVMAADGVAALNMATVARRLGIQPPSLYKYFPSRGAVYDALFKIGQERYLDAVRQAARGHEGLAAMGASLEAGARWIMANQVLAQLLFWRPVPGFRPSPEAYAPALEIHEHFATLIRAAVARGEVHPDAAGEEGLALAASLIAGVISQQLANEPDATYESGAFTRLVPRLPAVFAAAYPPR, translated from the coding sequence ATGTCAGATCGCAGGGCTCGTCGAAGGGCCGAGACGCAGGAAGAGATCCTCGGCCTCGCGCTGGAGGTGATGGCGGCCGACGGGGTCGCGGCGCTGAACATGGCGACCGTGGCCAGGCGGCTCGGCATCCAGCCGCCTTCGCTGTACAAGTACTTCCCTTCGCGGGGGGCCGTCTACGACGCGCTGTTCAAGATCGGCCAGGAGCGGTATCTCGACGCCGTACGGCAGGCCGCGCGCGGTCACGAGGGGCTGGCCGCGATGGGCGCGTCGCTCGAGGCGGGCGCGCGCTGGATCATGGCCAACCAGGTGCTGGCCCAGCTGCTGTTCTGGCGTCCGGTGCCCGGCTTCAGACCCTCGCCGGAGGCGTACGCCCCGGCCCTGGAGATCCACGAGCACTTCGCGACGCTGATCCGCGCAGCCGTGGCGCGCGGCGAGGTGCATCCTGACGCGGCGGGGGAGGAGGGCCTGGCGCTGGCCGCCAGCCTGATCGCGGGCGTCATCTCGCAACAGCTGGCCAACGAGCCCGACGCCACCTACGAGTCGGGCGCCTTCACCCGGCTGGTGCCGCGCCTTCCCGCCGTGTTCGCGGCGGCATACCCGCCGCGCTGA
- a CDS encoding LysR family transcriptional regulator codes for MDLELRHLKIVRAVAESGSVSKAATRLGVAQPALTAQLKRIERALGGALFQRDRYGARPTPLGELVLSRARVLLPAAQELQDEALRFANASESGYRIGATNGPILGGLVDRLAAAGPVTTYTSWSARELASMIAQGRLDYILAGACGEGPPAGDITWVTIGIDPVFVLLAEDHRLAGEKELALSDLADEQWAVTPGDGCFGDCFAAACTRAGFTPSAMYETDVATCVHLAQVGRAVVLCQATHPFAQGLVMVPLAGAPLRWRQVLGHHPAAPCPSWVAEHAKAAHADAVRRSPVYHDWLVRNPGWGTYP; via the coding sequence ATGGACCTCGAGCTCCGGCACCTCAAGATCGTCCGTGCGGTCGCGGAGTCGGGCAGCGTCAGCAAGGCGGCGACCCGGCTCGGGGTGGCCCAGCCGGCGCTGACGGCCCAGCTCAAACGCATCGAGCGCGCGCTCGGCGGCGCGCTCTTCCAGCGCGACCGCTACGGCGCGAGGCCCACCCCGCTCGGCGAGCTGGTGCTCTCGCGCGCCCGGGTGCTGCTTCCCGCCGCCCAAGAGCTCCAGGACGAGGCACTGCGCTTCGCCAACGCCTCGGAGAGCGGCTACCGCATCGGCGCGACCAACGGGCCGATCCTCGGCGGCCTGGTCGACCGGCTGGCCGCGGCGGGCCCGGTCACCACCTACACCTCGTGGTCGGCCCGCGAGCTGGCCTCGATGATCGCCCAGGGCAGGCTCGACTACATCCTGGCCGGCGCCTGCGGCGAGGGCCCGCCCGCCGGAGACATCACCTGGGTCACCATCGGGATCGACCCCGTCTTCGTCCTGCTCGCCGAGGATCACCGGCTGGCGGGCGAGAAGGAGCTCGCCTTATCGGACCTCGCGGACGAGCAGTGGGCCGTCACCCCCGGCGACGGCTGCTTCGGCGACTGCTTCGCCGCGGCCTGCACGCGCGCCGGGTTCACCCCCTCGGCCATGTACGAGACCGACGTGGCCACCTGCGTCCACCTGGCCCAGGTCGGCAGGGCGGTGGTGCTGTGCCAGGCCACCCATCCCTTCGCCCAGGGCCTGGTGATGGTGCCGCTCGCCGGGGCCCCGCTGCGCTGGCGCCAGGTGCTCGGCCACCACCCCGCCGCGCCCTGCCCGTCGTGGGTGGCCGAGCACGCCAAGGCCGCCCACGCCGACGCCGTACGGCGCAGCCCCGTCTACCACGACTGGCTGGTACGCAACCCCGGCTGGGGCACCTATCCATAA
- a CDS encoding DUF6158 family protein, translating into MGIDPKDLSEDDLLRELGHLYQTRMEALLHGPDDALARHTSRTNELESEFLRRHPVRDIDPGRLREGARAR; encoded by the coding sequence ATGGGAATCGATCCAAAGGACCTTTCGGAAGACGACCTGCTTCGCGAGCTCGGACACCTCTACCAGACGCGGATGGAGGCGCTCCTGCACGGACCCGACGACGCGCTGGCCCGTCACACCTCGCGCACCAATGAGCTGGAGAGCGAATTCCTGCGCCGCCACCCCGTCCGCGACATCGACCCCGGCCGGTTGAGAGAGGGGGCGAGGGCGCGGTGA
- a CDS encoding S1 family peptidase, whose amino-acid sequence MLRTRTLIAIAIGALALTATPAVASAPAGNPPDGLIKAMQRDLNLTEEQAKTRLVNEQKAGRTAPGLAKRLGADYAGAWVEGPESTLVVATTNPSQRRVSGAEVRVVAHSMAKLEAAKEALDKAADKAPKTAPVWYVDMPTNSVVILSSAPAEAEAFIAASGADKALVRVEQSNEQPVTYADIRGGDAYYIGSGSRCSVGFSVTKPGTNGGFVTAGHCGSVGATTRGANQQAQGTFRGSSFPGNDYAWVEVNTSWTPVGVVNGYSAGIIPVNGSTVAPVGSSICRAGSTTGWHCGTVQQLNTSVTYPQGTVYEVTRTSVCAEPGDSGGSYISGNQAQGVTSGGSGNCSSGGTTYFQPVNEILSVYGLTLVTGGGNPPTGCQNYRETYNGSLTNGANQYQPNNSYYQSTVSGTHAGCLDGPSGVDFDLYLQKWNGSSWATVARSDSPNPDESISYNGSAGYYRYRVHSYSGSGSYTLGVNRP is encoded by the coding sequence ATGCTTCGCACCCGCACGCTGATCGCCATCGCGATCGGCGCGTTAGCGCTGACCGCCACCCCCGCGGTCGCCTCCGCCCCCGCCGGCAACCCACCCGACGGCCTGATCAAGGCCATGCAGCGCGACCTGAACCTCACCGAGGAGCAGGCGAAGACCCGCCTCGTCAACGAGCAGAAGGCCGGCCGTACCGCCCCCGGACTCGCCAAGCGCCTCGGCGCCGACTACGCCGGCGCCTGGGTCGAGGGCCCGGAGAGCACCCTGGTCGTGGCCACCACCAACCCGTCGCAGCGCCGCGTCTCCGGCGCCGAGGTCAGGGTCGTCGCCCACTCCATGGCCAAGCTCGAGGCCGCCAAGGAGGCCCTCGACAAGGCGGCCGACAAGGCGCCGAAGACCGCGCCCGTCTGGTACGTCGACATGCCGACCAACAGCGTGGTCATCCTCTCCTCCGCGCCCGCCGAGGCCGAGGCGTTCATCGCGGCCAGCGGCGCCGACAAGGCGCTCGTCAGGGTCGAGCAGTCGAACGAGCAGCCCGTGACCTACGCCGACATCCGCGGCGGCGACGCCTACTACATCGGCAGCGGCTCCCGCTGCTCGGTCGGCTTCTCCGTCACCAAGCCGGGCACCAACGGCGGCTTCGTCACCGCCGGGCACTGCGGGAGCGTCGGCGCCACCACCCGCGGCGCCAACCAGCAGGCCCAGGGCACCTTCCGCGGCTCCTCCTTCCCCGGCAACGACTACGCATGGGTCGAGGTCAACACCAGCTGGACCCCCGTCGGCGTCGTGAACGGCTACAGCGCCGGCATCATCCCCGTCAACGGCTCGACCGTCGCGCCCGTCGGCTCCTCCATCTGCCGCGCGGGATCGACCACCGGCTGGCACTGCGGCACCGTCCAGCAGCTCAACACCAGCGTCACCTACCCGCAGGGCACCGTCTACGAGGTGACCAGGACCAGCGTGTGCGCCGAGCCCGGCGACTCGGGCGGTTCCTACATCTCGGGCAACCAGGCCCAGGGCGTCACCTCGGGCGGCTCCGGCAACTGCAGCTCGGGCGGCACCACCTACTTCCAGCCGGTCAACGAGATCCTCTCGGTCTACGGCCTCACCCTGGTCACCGGCGGCGGCAACCCGCCCACCGGCTGCCAGAACTACCGCGAGACCTACAACGGGTCGCTGACCAACGGCGCCAACCAGTACCAGCCGAACAACTCCTACTACCAGTCGACGGTCTCCGGCACCCACGCCGGCTGCCTGGACGGCCCGAGCGGCGTCGACTTCGACCTCTACCTGCAGAAGTGGAACGGCTCCTCGTGGGCCACGGTCGCCAGGAGCGACAGCCCCAACCCTGACGAGTCGATCAGCTACAACGGCTCGGCGGGCTACTACCGCTACCGCGTCCACTCCTACAGCGGCTCGGGTTCCTACACCCTCGGCGTGAACCGCCCATAA
- a CDS encoding LLM class flavin-dependent oxidoreductase has translation MTDQIRGRARGEADVPLSVLDLATVSEGGTATDALRTSTELVRQAERWGYHRYWVAEHHGMPSVASSSPAVLIAHLAAHSESIRLGSGGVMLPNHPPLIVAEQFATLHALHPGRIDLGLGRAPGTDPATASAMRRGDADAFPEEVAALAAFLDGEAPGGLQSYPLNADRPPIWLLGSSGFSAQLAGLLGLPFAFAHHFSAENTEPALDLYRTRFRPSQWLDKPYAMIGVSAVAADTSEQARRLARTLALAMLRLRRGRPSPIPSPEEAEAYPYSDVELSFVDGYLRNVVTGTGPEVRAGLSALRDRTEADELMITTGVYGGANRIRSYELIAEAHRLTASPSDSV, from the coding sequence ATGACCGATCAGATCCGGGGCCGCGCAAGAGGCGAGGCCGATGTACCGCTGTCCGTCCTCGACCTGGCCACCGTCAGCGAGGGCGGCACCGCCACCGACGCCCTGCGCACCAGCACCGAGCTCGTACGGCAGGCCGAGCGATGGGGCTACCACCGCTACTGGGTCGCCGAGCACCACGGCATGCCGAGTGTGGCCAGCTCCTCCCCCGCGGTCCTGATCGCCCACCTGGCCGCGCACTCCGAGAGCATCCGCCTCGGCTCGGGCGGCGTCATGCTGCCCAACCACCCGCCGCTCATCGTGGCCGAGCAGTTCGCCACCTTGCACGCCCTGCACCCCGGCCGCATCGACCTCGGACTCGGCCGCGCCCCCGGCACCGATCCCGCCACCGCGAGCGCGATGCGCAGGGGCGACGCCGACGCCTTTCCCGAGGAGGTCGCCGCGCTGGCCGCCTTCCTCGACGGCGAGGCGCCCGGCGGCCTGCAGTCCTACCCGCTCAACGCCGACCGCCCGCCCATCTGGCTGCTCGGCTCCAGCGGCTTCAGCGCCCAGCTCGCCGGACTGCTCGGCCTGCCCTTCGCCTTCGCCCATCACTTCAGCGCCGAGAACACCGAGCCCGCGCTCGATCTCTACCGCACGAGGTTCCGCCCATCGCAGTGGCTCGACAAGCCGTACGCCATGATCGGCGTGAGCGCCGTCGCCGCCGACACCTCCGAGCAGGCCCGCCGCCTGGCGCGCACGCTCGCCCTCGCCATGCTCCGCCTGCGCAGGGGCCGCCCCTCCCCCATCCCGTCCCCCGAGGAGGCCGAGGCCTACCCGTACTCCGACGTCGAGCTCTCCTTCGTGGACGGCTACCTGCGCAACGTTGTCACGGGCACCGGCCCCGAGGTCCGCGCCGGCCTGAGCGCCCTGCGCGACCGCACCGAGGCCGACGAGCTGATGATCACCACCGGCGTGTACGGCGGCGCCAACCGCATCCGCTCCTACGAGCTGATCGCCGAGGCCCACCGCCTCACGGCCTCGCCTTCGGATTCGGTCTGA
- a CDS encoding putative hydro-lyase: MEETAPLAAQAPSPEHLIPERALTPEQARRRFRAGERRPTAGWCDGWTQANLIAVPSILAKDLRLFAERNPRACPVLDVGEPGATSTAIFPGDLRTDLPGYRIYREGGPVADVAEVVEHWRDDLVAFLIGCSFTFEAALMRAGVPVRHVELGVNVPMYRTAVACRPAGVLHGPLVVSMRPVPEALVATAVEVSGRYPRVHGAPVHVGDPAALGIGDLSRPDFGDPVPVRPGEVPLFWACGVTPQQAVMASGVEYAIGHLPGHMAITDLRET, translated from the coding sequence ATGGAGGAGACTGCGCCCCTCGCCGCCCAGGCCCCTTCCCCCGAGCACCTCATCCCCGAACGGGCCCTCACCCCCGAGCAGGCCAGGCGTCGCTTCAGGGCGGGGGAGCGGCGGCCGACGGCCGGGTGGTGCGACGGCTGGACCCAGGCCAACCTGATCGCCGTGCCGTCCATCCTGGCGAAGGACCTGAGGCTGTTCGCCGAGCGCAACCCGCGGGCCTGCCCCGTGCTCGACGTCGGCGAGCCGGGAGCCACCAGCACCGCGATCTTCCCCGGCGACCTGCGCACCGACCTGCCCGGCTACCGGATCTACCGCGAGGGCGGGCCCGTCGCCGACGTGGCCGAGGTGGTCGAGCACTGGCGCGACGACCTGGTCGCCTTCCTCATCGGCTGCAGCTTCACCTTCGAGGCCGCGCTCATGAGGGCGGGCGTGCCGGTGCGCCACGTCGAGCTGGGCGTCAACGTCCCGATGTACCGCACCGCCGTCGCCTGCCGTCCGGCCGGGGTGCTCCACGGGCCGCTCGTGGTCTCCATGCGCCCCGTTCCCGAGGCGCTGGTGGCCACCGCGGTCGAGGTCAGCGGGCGCTATCCGCGGGTCCACGGCGCGCCGGTGCACGTCGGCGACCCCGCCGCGCTCGGCATCGGCGATCTGTCGCGTCCCGACTTCGGCGACCCCGTGCCCGTACGGCCCGGCGAGGTGCCGCTCTTCTGGGCTTGCGGCGTCACCCCGCAGCAGGCCGTGATGGCCAGCGGTGTCGAATACGCCATCGGCCACCTGCCGGGCCACATGGCGATCACCGACCTTCGAGAGACCTAG